Genomic segment of Brachyhypopomus gauderio isolate BG-103 unplaced genomic scaffold, BGAUD_0.2 sc45, whole genome shotgun sequence:
CTACAGATGTGTACGTCGCGCCATGGCGCCTTTCCCAACAAATGAGAATGTAGAGGAGCAGCAGGAACAATGTCATTGGTCAAAATCCGTTACtgctttctgattggctgttttctGTGAATTCCGAGCGCGAGAGCATAAAAAGATTCGCGAGCGCGCGGGAGGGGTTTGAGTGCGCGCGCACGCTCCAGTAAACGAAAGAAGAGTAAGTTCGTGCGAGAGCAAGATAAATCTGAGCGCGCACAAGTGGTTCTGTAGTGGAGCAAAGCGAATCTGAGCGAGAGCAGAGTAAATATGAGAGAGCACATTAATATTTTGCGCGAGAACAAAGAAAATCCGTGCGAGCTGCGTGAATCACGCTCTCGCACTTAAAAAATGTGCTCTCGACTATTGGCAGAGAAATAACGCCATACCACTCTGGCTACTTGTTCCTCAGCACACAAACTGGTAGGTTTCTCCCAGTCATGCTCAGTTTTTAATGGTGAAATCATTTTAAATTGTGAAATTAATCTTAGCTAGGAAAAAAAAGGCATATCAGCCAGTTTAGCTACTTTGGGCTTTGGTTGCACACAGTGAAGAGCTAATCACCATAATTATCAAAATCACCAAATAATCATATGAAATTAAACTATTTCAAATTTTATAGAGCACCTTAAAATCAGTGTCATTGGCCAAGGTACTGTACACAAGTAAGAgcataaaatacatataaaagaaaaccacagttaaaacaaaaacaaccaacATCTCAAACTGGGTTAAAAACCAAAGagaaaaaatgtgttttaagagCATATTTAAAAGCAGAGAGTGAGTCAGCCTGCCTGACATGCAAAGGGAGATTGTTCCATAGTTTTGGGGCAGCGACTGAAAAGGCCCGGTCacctctcatcttcctcttagTCTTTGGGATGACTAAAAGTGACTGATCAGCTGACCTGAGTGAGCGTGAAGGGGTGTATGAGTGGAGGAGGTCAGATAGATACGATGGGGCAAGGCCGTGAAGACCCTTAAAAACCAAtacaagaattttaaaatcaattctaaaatgaactgggagccagtgaCGTGAGGCAAAAATCGGTGAAATGTGCTCACATTTTTTGACACCAACTAAAAGTTGagcagcagcattttgtacCATCTGTAATCGGGTAAGTAGTGTCTGGTTCAGCCCAACATAAAGTGCATTGCAATAGTCCAAACAAGTTGTGATATAAGCATGGATTAAAATCTCAAAGTGGTGCCGTGAAAGAAATTGCTTCACCTTTGTCAGTTGTCTTAATTGAAAAAAAGTGGACTTGACTACTGACTTAATCTGAGCATCAAATTTTAGATTACTCTCCAGTTTTACACCCAGATTTGTTGCCGTCTGTGTCCGATATTGATTCAAAGGACCAAGATCAACATTAATTTTGGAGGTGTCACTAGGTCCAAACAGCATGACCTCGGTCTTCTCATCATTCAGGTGCAAAAAATTTGTGTGTCTCCAATGCACTTTAAAAGATGGTCTGCATAATATGCATTTTGCTGCTTTAATGGCACAAAAATTTGACAGTCATCAGCATAAAAGTGGAAAGCGATGTCGTGTCTCCTAAAAATTGATCCCATTGGCAGTAGATACAGAGATAAAAGAAGAGGGTCAAGTATAGAGCCTTGAGGTACCCCACATGTAAGGGGCGACGTACAGGATTCAGAAGCTCCAATATGGACACAGAAACTTCTCTCTGATAGATAGGATCTGAACTAATCTAAAACAACACCCTTAATGCCCACCCAATTTTCCAAACGAGACAGGAGGATCTGATGGTCCACTGTATCGAAGGCCGCTGTTAGATCCAACAGGACCAAAGCAACACAGTGACCAGAGTCAGTGGATAAAAGAAAACCCACAACATTTACgacatttggcagatgcccttatccagagcgacttacatttttatctcatttttatacaagtgaacaattgagggttaagggccttgctcagaggcacctcagtcatggcctcaggtctggggattgaacccacgaccctctggtcacaagaccagttccctaaccaccaggccatgactgccccggcAACAGTGCCAAATGCGCTTAGCTGGCAGTAGacaactttctctaaaatttttgaaagaaaaggaaGTTTGGAAATTGGTCTAAAGTTGGACAGTTTAGAGGAGTCTAGATCAGGTTTTTTAAGAAGTGGGGTCACCACTGCATGCTTAAAACTGACAGGCACTATACCATTTGCTAAGCTCCCATTAATAATATTAAGTAAATATGGTGCCAAGGTGGGAAAGACCTCTTTAAAAAGTCGGGGTGGAATGAGGTCATTTGGAGACCCAGCAGGCTTCATATGACCAATGATATCTCTCAGTGATGACAAAGTGACAGGCTCAAACTGGTCAAAAACACCTGGGCATGTCACAGAGATAAAGGGGTCATAAACGGGAGAACTAATGAGGGCCTTAATGCTAGAAACCTTATTAATAAAAAAGCTCAAGAAGTTCTCACACAATTCAGTGGAGCTCTCCAGGCAAACCGATTGTGGTGCATTTAGGGCAGaatttacagttttaaaaagaaCGCAAGGATTGTTAGTTAGAAGAAATAATATCAGAAAAGTACTCGGATCTAGCAACTTTCACAGATCCTCCTCCACCTGTGGATCGTTCAAGAGCTCAGAACCCATTTCATGCTTCAGAGTCACCCTATGCTGCAACAATTGGGCAAGACACCAGCCAATGTTCTCCCTTTCTCCATAGACATGTACCACCAATTTCTCACTGTCACGATTCCAAcatgacagattttgtcaggtTCCTTGCTCGCCGTGAGCTTGTCAGTACTGGCCTACTTCAATTCAATGACCAACCTGAAAGCTACAGAGCCTGGCAACGCTCTTTTCAGAATGCAGTGGGAGGTTTAAACTTGACATGCAGTGAAGAGATGGATCTCTTAGTCAAGTTGCTGGTAAAGGAGTCGGCTGACCATGCTAAGCATATAAGAGACATCCATGTTAAGGAGCCAGAAAAGGGACTGAGGATGATTTGGACCAGATTGAATGAATGTTTTGGTTCATCTGAGGCAATTGAGAATGCACTTTTCCAGAAAATAGAGAGATTTCCCAAGGTTGGCAACAGAGATTACATGAAGCTCAGAGATTTAAGTGATCTGATAGAATTACAAGCAGCTAAGTTAGAAGGAGATCTTCCAGGCTTTTCTTACTTAGACACCCCCAGAGGTGTAAATCCTGAGGTCCAGAAGTTACCCTACAGTCTGCAGGAAAAATGGCTATCATTTGGATCAAACTACAAAGACCAATTCCAAGTGGCATTTCCTCCCCTTGCTGTCTTTGTGGACTTTATCAGCCAACAAGCACGTATAAGGAATGATCCAAGTTTCAGTTTTACAGGACAACTGGATGTTCTCAGCAAAACAGACAAGCCTCCTTGGAAACAAACCAGAAACAGAGAAGTCTCCATACTCAAAACTGAGATTCCTGCTGCAGCTTACTCTGACCAAGATGGGTATAAATGGAGGATAGAAAATCCAGAAAAATATGCCCTATTGACAAAAGGCCCCATACACTGAGGAAATGTTGTGCCTTCCGTGAGAAACCTATTGAGGAGCGGAAAGCTTTTCTTAAAGAGAACAGAATCTGTTACAGATGCTGCGTGTCTACGTCTCACACTGGCAAGGACTGCAAATTGAGCAATAAATGCAGCGAATGTGACAGTGAAAAGCATCCCACTGCCCTCCATCCTGGACCAGCACCTTGGATTAAAGAAACAAGCCCTGACTCTGAGCATGGCGGGGAGGAGATAATCTTGCCCTCCTCAGAGTCAACTGCTCTATGCACTAAagtctgtggtggtgatttCACTGAGAGGGCCTGCTCGAAGATTCTTTTAGCCAAAGTTTACCCTACAGGTACCCGAGACCGATCCAAAGGTTTATGTAATCCTCGATGAACAGAGCAATAGATCCCTGGCTTGTTCTGAATTCTTTGATATCTTTAACATCAAAGGTCCCAGTTCTTTTTACTGTCTGAAGACCTGTTCGGTAGTGTCAGACAACATGGGTAGAAGAGCTTCAGGGTTCCAGATAGAATCTATAGATGGGAAAGTAAGTCATCCTCTTCCAAGCCTCCTGGAATGCAATGAGATTCCAAACAATAGAATGGAGATTCCTTCTCCCAGTGCAGCTCTCCATCATACCCACTTGAGATCAATTGCTCACCTTATCCCAGAGCTGGAACCTAAGGCTGCCATAATGCTGCTTTTAGGTCGTGATGTGATCAGAGTCCATAAGGTTCGCAAACAGTTAAATGGACCTCAGGATGCCCCATATGCCCAAAAGCTCGACTTGGGATGGGTGATTGTTGGAAATGTCTGTCTAGGAAGGGTCCATAAACCAGAAACAGTGCACACACTCTATACCAGTGCTTCAGAGAAAAGACATCTAACCATCTTTGAGCCTTGCCCTAATGTTATTCAGGTGAAGGAGCGATACAGCTCCATACCTTCTGTAGGAGCCAAAACGGTTATtcatgtgtatgtttttgttttctcatATGTTCTTTTTTGTTTGAGTGTGCTCCACCTATTGGTTGCAGTGGATGGGCCACGTGGATAAGAACAGGTGTTGCTACCTGGAGGGCGTGGCCAAAGCAGGAAGACACGGTCTTTGACCTCACATCCCGAAGGCCAGGCTGCCACAGACAATGCACCTCTCCCTTATTTTGTTTCAGTTGTAATCTTTGGTTTATCTTTGTAATCCTTAGTTTCAGTTATGTTTGGAGTTTCTAaaacaggcgtactcaactaaatttgtccgcggtccaattttggcagatacctgtgacctgaggtccggtgcagcgggggtggcgaacgtaagttgttgagtgggggggtggggggtggcgaagttaagttgttgagcgggggtggcaaacgtaacactcgtgacggagtgttttttcaatagccccgAAGTAAATGctccttttttttttggtccgtatcctgttaatcaggaatgagattgggtccggacaggactgcgttcgggtccggatccggaccgccgtccgccagttgagtacccctgttctaaaacattatgtttttattatttacaaaaaatattttctcaAGTTGGACAACGACTTTCTGTGGACCTTGGATCTTTTTTGTCTGTGAAGAGTCAGACATTTTTGCTTAGCCACCATAGTGGTTATCAACAGGACAGGAAATAACCACTACACCTTCATATATCCAAGCTGAGTTCCCTAGGATGAGACACACCTACAGTAAAGATGACAGCCGGTTTGGCCATGCAGTTTTCCAGGTTACCAGTGAGGATAATCAAATAGCTCCATCCATAGAGGACATCACCTTCATGGAAATCATGGAACAAGGCCTCAAGAAAGACGAAAGCAACAGCTGGGTGGCCCCACTGCCTTTCAAGGCACCAAGACATTGTCTCCCTGACAACAAACCCCAAGCTCAAAACCGACTCCATTCACTCATACGTAGCCTTAACAGAAAAACAGAGATGAAACAGCACTTCTTGTCATTTATGGAAAAAATATTCGAGAATGACCATGCAGAAGAAGCACCCTGTCTTAAAGAAAATGAAGAGAGATGGTACTTACCCATTTTCGGCGTATAccactgtcacgtagggcaacgccccctctcgtagctgtcactctgggttccctcatgtccgtgttccctgcctgtttgtcccgccctgctcgtttgtcttcgtgtttccttgtttgttaccacgcccagtgtcattgccatcacctgtccctagttagtttctatgtataaagtcccgtcattccccagtcgtgtcatccgtgattttgtctacttcgtgccttgtgctttgttatacctgttcgttgtgagtattgtttacgctgcctgcattcctgcctgttccgtgtttccccgtcgtgtttggtttatctgtccgagtatgtctgttgttatttcttgtatggactgccttcccgttatgacccctgcctgccactacgactctgcttttggaatttcctgtattaaatctcgctctcctccgcgtttgtgtccgtctccatgttctgcccagcgcagatcgttacaaccACCCAAAGAAACTTGGAAATATCCGTGTGGTATTCGATTCCAGTGCTCAACAAAACGGAGTGTCACTCAATGAAGTTCTGTTAACTTGGCCAGATCTCAACAACTCTCTTTTGGGAGTGTTAATCAGATACCACAAGGAAGCTGTTGCTGTGACTGTAGATATACGGCAAATGTATTATTGTTTTCTTGTGAGAGAAGATGACAGGAACTTTTTAAGATTCCTGTGGTTCAAAAATAATGACCCTAGCCAGGACATCACTGAGTTTCGCATGAGGGTTCACGTGTTTGGAAACAGGCCTTCTCCAGCAGTGGCTATCTACTGCCTCAGACAGTCTGTTAAAGAAGGAGAGCCAGAGGTCAAACTGTCACATATGACCGtgtccccctccgttagctgtcactccaaacccctcgtgtctgtgttccgtatctgttcatcccgccccgctcgtttgtctcataattcccttgtttattgccacgcccctgtatcattGTCTACACCTGCTCGTAGTTAGTTTCCATGTATTTaagccctgagtctcccttgtccttggtccggtattttgaatttatttgTGATCGTGTTTATCCcactgctgttctctgtgcctgaccattttcgtgtttctcctgtttcccgtgccccctgtcttgtgatgcctgtctttagccctatccggacgggattagtttctcagggggtcctggggtaattttcacttttacggggggtcctctgtgattttaatcccgtccggaacgagcatgtccgtgtttttctcagacgtcctcagagaaaattacaggcggaattacctactgtttttcgctgtactccgtggtcgtctggtaattttagtcccgtccggatccacatgtctgagtttatacatgcagacatcacctcgcgtttaataaaacagctatatgtccactgccacgcaccgtagttatacgttgggcgcgcgttttcacggagatccacgtaaagacagcggcgagcgaaaatggatttactggattttttaatggatttattttattttatttaacggatttatttagctatttacattcattagcgtttttttataatgtgttttctgtattggtttaacaaaatagcttaacttaaacggagatcttaaatgctgaactgaacagtagtaaagttaaaagttaaaaaggaatcatcagagttggcagtgtgacattattaaacatgctatcacgtgacaaggcgatgtcatgtgaccgagaaagccaaaaactcacgggtcctcctgtttttttcaattgctgtccggatgcaagagttttatcactgagtacaagggtgaaatatttttcacagacgtccccctgaaaaactaatcccgtccggatagggcttttgcctgttttacggactgccctcctgtgattgaccctgcctggctaagcgacgacgaatatggtattcccttcaataaatctcgctcttctcagcgattgtgtccgtctcctcgctccgtggcgcaagccacgttacataataccggacccaccaaggacacagcgagagagcgagactctggtgagttcgaacactgtaatgagatgttggctggattaatccggttcgactctccggtattgcagtacgaacgaaccagagacaggaaatccccttgcgctgtgggtacaggggagtctcgtcgctgcAAGAACAAAGCGAAGACACTTCCCACGTCTAGCTttagcgacgagctccctggtaagcgctatgtgtctgcccgactccagcctgtagcgcgagagtcgggcagacggaatgaatgtgcagacgagcgttggcttggctctcggttggctttcaaaagtcattgtgagctcccgatacctcagacgaggcggagtcaccaggaaagccaccgagaagcagttgtgtctgtatgttcttccaggcgcagaccggaccagggaaggaggaagaccacgcccccagTACAGAGCCCCGCCGCCACAGCGCATGAGGTCGTCATCTTGCCGGAAGAGGACCTCCCTCCGCTACTCCCGGAAGCTAACCCCCGAGGgctccccaagaattttttggggggtcgtactagccactcaacccaggagtggccggctgGTACCCGGGATGACGTCAGAGCGGCAGACacgcccccgaggacgtcagaacggcggacacgccccccgaggacgtcagtgcggcgactccgccccctgaggacgtcagtgcggcgactccgccccccgaggacgtcagtgcggcgactccgccccccgaggacgtcagtgcggcgactccgccccccgaggacgtcatgtcacctctgcggcctgttcccgcgatCCTGAGGAGGTCACCCACGCCAGTtgccgttcccgctgcccgtcggcagtccacgcctgttcccgttcccgctgcccgtaggcagtccacaccggctgctgtccccgcgaccctggagaggtcgcccgcgccggctgctgtccccgcgaccctggagaggtcgcccgcgccggctactgttcccgctgcccgccagcggactccgcctgttcccgctgcccgccagcggactccgcctgttcccgctgcccgccagcagactccgcctgttcccgctgcccgccagcggactccgcctgttcccgctgcccgccagcggaccccgcctgttcccgctgcccaccagcggaccctgcctgttccccttgagactgtgctgccccctgttgggcatagactttgtgttccccctgctccgccctgtgcctcctatgttccgttgcccgtgttccccttgctccctggtcccatccctggttttgttttggtccctgtccccgtggttgtgtctgtcaaggtctgtgttcctgttcccgtgtcggtttcccgtggtgtcctctctgtccctgtccccatgtctgttccccaagttgttacccaccttgtgccagtacctgtctccgttgttcatggtgtctttgcctctgtgtttgcctccgccctgtcccctggccccgctcccgtgtctgtccccagtcctgtctcgTCTGGCCCTGCCCCTattcctcgccctggccctgtcgggTCTCATTGTGTCCCCTGTCCTGCCCAGTCCCTACCcggctcctggccagtctctgctcccctgtctccagtccctgccatgccccaggtccctcgtcctgttttgtcctggtctgttcctccggtctgtcctgtgtcccgtggtcccctgccctgtctacccttgcgtgccccggagtggcacgccttgagggggagtactgtcacatatgaccgtgtccccctccgttagctgtcactccaaacccctcgtgtct
This window contains:
- the LOC143486771 gene encoding uncharacterized protein LOC143486771 isoform X2; its protein translation is MRPDRARARNRGRARRDRTGDRHGSGARGQGGGKHRGKDTMNNGDRYWHKVGNNLGNRHGDRDREDTTGNRHGNRNTDLDRHNHGDRDQNKTRDGTREQGEHGQRNIGGTGRSRGNTKSMPNRGQHSLKGNRQGPLVGSGNRRGPLAGSGNRRSPLAGSGNRRSLLAGSGNRRSPLAGSGNRRSPLAGSGNSSRRGRPLQGRGDSSRRGRPLQGRGDSSRCGLPTGSGNGNRRGLPTGSGNGNWRG